A single genomic interval of Phocoena sinus isolate mPhoSin1 chromosome 15, mPhoSin1.pri, whole genome shotgun sequence harbors:
- the CARHSP1 gene encoding calcium-regulated heat-stable protein 1 — translation MSSEPPPPSQHPTHQSSAGLLDTQQARDRSPSPLRGNVVPSPLPTRRTRTFSATVRASQGPIYKGVCKCFCRSKGHGFITPADGGPDIFLHISDVEGEYVPVEGDEVTYKMCSIPPKNEKLQAVEVVITHLAPGTKHETWSGHIVSS, via the exons ATGTCATCTGAGCCTCCTCCCCCATCACAGCACCCCACCCACCAGTCCTCGGCCGGGCTGCTGGATACCCAACAGGCCCGAGACCGCTCACCATCCCCGCTTCGGGGCAACGTGGTCCCGAGCCCACTGCCCACTCGCCGGACAAGGACCTTCTCAGC GACGGTGCGGGCTTCACAGGGCCCTATCTACAAAGGAGTCTGCAAATGCTTCTGTCGGTCCAAGGGCCACGGCTTCATTACCCCGGCCGACGGCGGCCCTGACATCTTCCTGCACATCTCCGA cgTGGAGGGGGAGTACGTCCCCGTGGAAGGCGATGAGGTCACCTATAAGATGTGCTCCATCCCGCCCAAGAACGAGAAGCTGCAGGCCGTGGAGGTGGTCATCACCCACCTGGCGCCGGGCACCAAGCACGAGACCTGGTCCGGCCACATCGTCAGCTCCTAG